The DNA region TAAGCACAACATGGTTCGAAATGAACGCAATTACGAAGCCTTGCGCCCTTGTCTTGGCTGGGTCTCTACTGACACAGTCAAGAAAACTATCCTGGCCACCACGCAATTTGCTCGAGAAGTATATAATGCGCCCATGCATAAACATTTCAAGTCCCGCTTCCCAGCGCTTAATGTTCATTGACGCAACGAGGCTGTGGCTACCGATACCATCTGGTCGGATACGCCTGCCATTGACAATGGAGCAAAATTTGCGCAATTATTCGTTGGACGCCGATTGCTTGTTACCGATATTTATCCCATGAAAACAGACAAGGAGTTTGTTAACGCTCTCGAAGACAATATTCGTCATTGAGGCGCCATGGATAAACTTTTCAGCGACCGCGCCAAGGCCGaaatcagcaagaaagtttcCGACATTGGCCGTGCCTATAACATTGATCAATGGCAAGGTGAGCCCAACCACCAGCACCAGAATTATGCTGAACATCGGATTGCAACTGTGGAAGCAAATGCATATAACATTCTAAACAAAACAGGCGCACCCAATTCTACATGGTTATTGTGTGTTTCCTACGTTTGCTATTTATTCAACCATTTGGCACATGAGTCTTTGCACGACCGCACCCCAATCGAAATTCTTTCCGGTAGTACCCCTGACATTAGCGTACTccttcaatttcatttctGGGAGCCAATCTATTACCAACTTGATAagattctacctgcttacgagtgtatttgtagaatacgacaaaagagtagaagttgggggaaagcctcgtagaggctccgattgttttaatcagtaggtttttagattgagattgtgagactaaaatatagattccaaaatgaaaccttttgtgttggaaacagaatgtacaaatgtagaaaccccgtagccaatgtactggctatcgaaccattgacatagtttttgtcgagatgattggatcacctatgtgatcgccaaaccatccagttcagatggtgccaacagtatctgttgacaactttcatctagggaaaccgtatggtaatcaggaatatttcgttcctagcgtatcaggtttgataagacgagtcgtcttatatgcctcatgcaacggaaccagagttgtgtatgttgcaaacatttgggtgcataacgcaaatatttggtttcctatgagacgcttcgtattttcctccggcatgccacacacgggtaatgaacccgacgaggacagtcgtctggctactgcgtctgtcctacgacagagccaggaaaaaggaaatggcaacgaggccaagatctagagctagtgaatcctaggtagatgttccaacaaacaatgctaaggctaagcaattctatctacaatgtagtatcaaattgtagcattgtgtggctataatttatcagACTCGAAGAccctacttttccttccAACGGAACTGAAAAGAAAGGACGATTCGTTGGAATTGCGGACTCCGTTGGTGATGCTCTTACCTATAAGATACTCACCAATGACTCCCACAAGATCCTTTTCCGATCTAGCGTTAGATCTGCTTTAAAAGCTAGTGAAACCATTTTGCGTCTTGAACCACATGAAGGGGGGAGAGTTCTCCTAAGCCTATCAACTTCATTaagtcgcgtagaactgAGGACGAAAGTTCCTATGCTCTTCATACGCTACCTGGTGTCACCCCGGACGATCTCATCGGCCGCACGTTTCTAACGGACACTCAGGGGCGTGCcgcgaaagcaaaatgtcagtCCCCAGTAAAAaacttttggtcattttcaatgttttcgttAAATATTTAAAATGTCAGCGACCGAGCTGGCGTTCTGGATGCCCGTTACGGTTATTTTCgcgaaaaaaattagagtcggattttgaaaacgaatctaatttagagtcggattttgaaaacgactgtgatttagagtcggatttcaCTTCTCAACGGATATTGGAAACGCCAGCCGGATACGATCATAATTACAACCGAGCTCCTTTAAATACGTAATGACTGGTCGTTATTTTTCGGGACTCATATTCAAggctttgcggcacgccccaggaaaatggggagcgttttcgggcATGTATCGCCAGGAAAATCTTTGATCCTGACAAACCACATGACATCCGATTTCTTGTTGAGATTAATGAAGGCGAACATGATGAAATCATTGCTTACAACGAGATTCTAGATAAAATTGAAACCAAtctagaaaaggaattgacAGACACTGATCGTCAATGGAAATTCAAGGACATCATTGCACACCAAGGGCCCCTCCTACCCACATACATAAACTATAAAGGTTCTAAGTTTAATATTTTAgtaaactgggaaactggagAGTCTAGCTATGAGCCTCTAGACGTCATACATGCCGACAATCCTATTACTTGTGCTGCCTATGCGAAACGGCAAGGTCTACTAGATACACCAggatggaagcaattcaaacaaCTTGTCAACCGTCAGAAGAAGTTCCAACGCTTTGTTAACCAAAGTCGCCTTCATTCTATCCGTCGTGTTTCCATCTGCAAGTTTGGTTACCAGATCCCTCGAGATCATCTGGACGCTGTTGACATTGACAGACGCAATGGTAATGCCAAGTGGCAGGACGCCGAGAATATCGAATGTACGCAACTCCATGAATACGACACATTCATTGACAAGGGCAAAGCTATCTTGCACGGTAAACATGTATCGAATGCTCCGCAGGGTTACAGGAATATCAGGATCCACACTGTCTACGATGTTAAACATGACGGTAGACACAAGGCTCGCATGGTTGCTGGAGGTCACCTTACCCCTGTGCCCCCCGAGAGCGTCTACTCTGGAGTTGTGTCTCTTTGAAGCCTTCGTATTGTTGTGTTCCTAGCCGAGCTTAACAGCTTGAAACTATTGGGAGCCGACATTGGGAATGCCTATCTAGAAGCCAAAACccaagagaaagtctttgtaGTTGCCGGACCTGAGTTTGGTGACCTTGCCGGTCACATACTCATCGTCAACAAGGCCTTGTACGGTTTACGTAGCAGTGGACTCCGTTGGCATGAGAGGTTTGCCGATACGCTTCGAGACATGGGTTTTATACCTAGCAAAACCGACTCCGACGTTTGGATGCGCCATAGTTAAGGCGTCTATGAGTACATTACCGTCTACGTCGACGATATTGCTATTGCAGCCCATGATCCCAATGGCATTGTCGAACAACTCAAAAGCGTTCACAAGTACAAGCTTAAGGGCGTTGGACCATTGGAGTACCAATTAGGTTGTACGTTCGAACGAGACAAGGATGGAACCCTCTCGTACCATCCCAAGAAATACATTGCACAAAAGATGGAGCAGTACAAACGTATGTACGGCGAACACCCAAGCCATATGTTTCACCGTTAGAGAAAGGTGATCACCCTTAACTGGATTCCACCTCTGAGCTAAATGAAGATGGGATCAAACAGCATCAGTCGTTGATTGGTAGTCTACAGTGGCTCATCACATTACGACGATTTGACATTGTTACAGCCGTAATGACTATGCCCCGATTCCGCGTTGTACCACGAGAGGGCCACCTCGATTGACTCAAGCGTATGTATGGATATCTTTGTAAGATGAAGAGCGGAGCAATCCGTGTGCATATCGATCAGCCCAACTACGCCGAGTTACCTGACTGCAGTAACAAATGGGCACGTTCCATCTATGGAAACGTTGAGGAACTTGTTCCACACAATGCTCCCACAGCTTTGGGAGAGCCTGTTGCCCTAACTACCTATGTTGATGCAAACCTGTATCAGGGTATGATCACAGGATGTTCAGTCACCGGTATTCTACACCTTGTCAATCAAACACCTTTCGAATGGTTCTCGAAACGGCAAGCTACCGTCAAGACTGCTACCTATGGAtcagagtttgttgctgcacGTATTGCAGTTGAACAAATCATTGATGTGCGCATTACAATGAGATACCTAGGTGTTGCGGTAAAGGGAAAGACTATTATGTTTGGAGATAACCAGTCACTTATCACAAGTTTTACTGAGTTGCAATTGCCAATCAACAAATGGCACAATGCTTTGTCCTATCATTGAGTTCAAGAAGCTATTGCAGCCGGCAttgttgatttccagaaGATTTTGGGAGCTAACAATCCTGCCAATGTGTTGAGCaagcattggggtttccaaCAGGCATGGCCTCTTCTTAAACCTATtctgttttggcaaggaGATATATCCAAGTGTTATATCAAGGCGTTATCGGATACAACCCAGCCCaatggggagtgtcacggtTTAGTACCATGCGATATGCCCATCAAGAATGTCCGTCCGTTAGGTGTCAACACGGTGGATtgcagttggagtgtttacAAGGATGAAGTGAGTCGCATGGAAGTTTAttcggtcttattgtatggaatTCCTAAGTACAACAATGTATTaggcgttggagagaacgcgacaaagtcagtcgtgttctgacagtggcaacggagtgggacagcCAATCCTTATCacctgactaacggatgtaaatggatgcgccCCATTTTCCGTGGCATGTgtgttatgaaaggtatttccggttccactataagtatatgtgagcgtGCGCCATGGTGtaaggatactatggcaaaggaaagatatttggttttgttttgtttgagtttgttcctcaggttttgttgcatcttggcaaatcagaggaacaacaagaactagtttatagcactgattcttcaatcattgttttataacttctttgatccgtactgcctttaTTGCacaggtccttgtatccgctgtctaacccgtggggagcgttgtcaacgagtagagttttacagtccctaagtcccttaggtgtattgccggttgttcGCAATAACGCCATCCTCTatttaccaggctctgttcctaacagcgcttctgtccatacggtgtacattggtgtatatcaTAACAGACTGAAACCAACGCATTCCATTTACAGCTAGCTCAAACGGAACTGTTGATGGTAGCAGTGCATCATTTTTGCTGTGTAGAATGGCAGCTCTGTTGATGCCATCCGCGGCTGTCACAGGATTTTTATAGCAATATTTGAATCTGCCCTATTGTAAAAACCTTGACTTCaaagagaagaaaaggaaTGACTGTACAGCTCCAGTAAAAAGGGTTTTATGCTAGTGTCTACACAACCGCGGTCCTTAATTAAGGACCTTTTTTAGACTAGTTGAAAACTTTGTTCAAGGGCTTGCTGGTCTTTTTTATGTACAGATTCGTGCTCAGCATGCTTTCAAACCTAGTGGGAGGTGAGATCAATATAATATTACCATGTGCGCTCTGTCAGGAGTGGCCCTGTCCTTGTATCTCCGGTGGCAGATCCTTCACCGGTAGCAGCAACAACGGAAGCAGCAACTATCTCAGCAGTGTCCAATGTGGTAGCCACATCAGCTATAGGAACAGCAACTTTCACAGCTCCATCTAAAGGACCTACAGCAACATTTTGTGCAACCACCACAGCCACAATAGCTACTACTGCAGCCATGGTAGCTGCTCCAACAAATACAGCAACACAAACACCAGTAGCAACAGTCCATGAAGAGGAATGGTTCCACTCGGACACAACAATTAAGCTGAAGGAGGTCCCGTTTCGACAATGCAAAGTCAAAGATATGTTTGGCAAGGATATTTATCCTGGATCCAgttcttcacagtcaatgtcacAACTTGACTTCTTTCTGTTGATGTTTCCAGACAATCAATGTCTGCCATGATAACTCTTGCAAATGCAAAGCTAGGTGCCAAAGGAGAACAAGATCTTACCAGGGGTGAGCTTCAAGGTCTTTGGGATCCTGATACTGGCCACCTGCTTTGAGTTTGGCAGTAGGCGGGAACTGTGGTCTACAATTCCACTGACACGCTATCAACCTGCCTGTGCCTTTGGAAACACAGGGATGTCTAGAAACCAATGTGATGTGCTTTTTACAACAGTTGTGTGGAGCAGTCAGCCAGAAGAGTGTCCTGACGGCATGACGTCGGAACAGTGTTGCTGGAAACTAGTTTCGGATTTTGTTGATTGTTTCAATGATCATCATAAGAGTTAATTTGTTCCTTCGGATCATATTTGTGTGGATGAATCTATTTCTTGTTGGTACGGCCTTGGGGGGCATTGGATAAACATTGGGCTACGCCAATATGTTGCAATAGACCGGAAGCCAGAGAATGGCTGTGAGATACAGAACTGTGGTGACGGAAGGAGTGGTGTGATGATGCACTTGAAAATTGTTGAGACAGCAGAGTCAGAAAGTCTACATTGTTCTGCATTTGATGGTGAGGAAGGACTATTGCATGGAACCATTGTTCTCAAGTACCTAATTGACCCTTGGGCATATTCTGGAGATTGTCTGGTTTGTGCTGACAGTTACTTTGCATCTGTTTTGGCAGTTGAGGAGCTGGAGAAAATGGGGTTTGGTTTCATTGGGGTGGTGAAAACTGCAACCAGGTGCTTCCCCCAGGCATATCTGGCTAGTTTGGAATTGACAACCTGTGGAGAATGGGACCATCCGTCGTGTGAATGAGTCCAGCCACCATTGACAAATCGGCCACCATTGACAAACGGAGGTTGGTCAGTTCCAaatttccaattccagagacagttgcctccaacagGGATTGCGAAATAACGGTTACATTGGAGCCGCTAGGGCCACCATTGGCACCACCATCAATCAAAGAGTCCTTATTCAACAAAACATTGTGAGTGGAAAGACGGTACTGCACAGAAGCACGGTTCACTTTGCGGTGATAGGTGGTCCCATTAACCGAAAAAGAGTCAGGTGTGGCTCCATTTGATGGAGCAGAGTGCTGGCGGGCGGCTGAATTCAAAATGAGCAAACAAAGCAGTTGACCAGGTCCGGAAGCAGGCGGGACGTGAGTTTaagcaaggctttggttgtcaacaGCCGTCAAGTCGCTGACATACACTGTAGGAGGAGGCTGAGTGGCAGCGGCATTCACCAATAAGGCAGGGGCAGGAGCTGGAGCAGGGCAAGGTCCTTGTTGGTCCATAATGGTCCGCTTCTCTTTGGGAGAGAGAGCTTTTCACTTTTCAGGAGGCACAtaattcttgtgcttcttacCAATTGGTTTGTtagttttcttcttggaagaagactgaGACTTTGCATTGTTTGCTGAGCATCCACCGCGGTTGTTACCGCGGTCTTCCAAATTGGTCTGATCAATATCAGTTGCATGTTTGAGCATCAAATCATAAACATACTCAAAATTGGAATTGTTGGCACTCTTACCCACATGGGTACAAGAGTAAAGCTGAACATttcaaggaaaagtttcaattgcggatggGAACAGACAGCTGACTTGAGTTGTATGCTCTTCTGGTGATCCGGCAAGGGGAACTTGTTAATCTGTTCAAGATTGTAAATCAAATTGCGCCAAATtgtcaaaaaagcaacacaggtcttgctctttgaagttgCAAATGAATACAAAGTGAGCTTTGTTTCAATGGATGTGGCAGTGATCTGCGCATTGATACTTGATACCTTTACCATACAAGGCAACACCAACAGAATCGGCAATTCATCACACTTGGATCTCCATCCTTGTACGTTGTATGTCCACGAGACATGTCATTAGATAGGATACCGTGACAtcccctgtcgaatcatctgaataagcgcaaaatacattatacttttcaggaaacacaggggcaatggcatcatcaaagttattatagctcaaagttgcgtcaaatgaggacttgtctaattgcacctccctggaattaagatcagctgtagaaagtggcaagtaagaagtcgagataccacttgaccacttcaaacaagtatacgcgcacacataacatcaccaatgtcatgcgcaggaccgagccagcgacctagattccgtttgtcttccggaaagtcgactgggtccaaataccatatccaatcataccaagcaaattcacacaagtgactgatatccgtAGTATCACCCAacactgccgtgttcggtacatcgtcattcaatgcataaatgttatgaTTCCATATTGGCACAGCAAAGCTGCATATGAGCCTTTTTGCCAACGTCTTTTGTTATTGTTGTAGATCCAGCAAAGATGGAAGAGCTCAAAACCTGAGGTGAAGCAATGCATTTGAATATTTCGTTGTACGTAGGTTATCACCATCAGTACCAGCATTGAAATTTTCCACAAACACAAGCCGGCTTGTTCACTCCAATGAGACTTGTATTTTGGTTAAGCAAATAATTTTTGTCTTGGTATGTTGGTGGTTAGTAGCAGGAGTAGTGGGCATACTTACAGTTGGTTGATCTAATCAGAGACAATGTCCAGGTAGCAATACTTTTGTGTTAGCAATAACTACCTACCATACAGGGGGCTCTGTATTCTACTTTCACAGGTGTCTGATGGTAATTTTTTCATCTGTCTTCTTGCATTAGACTGTTATTTGCATAATTGGTCTGATCAATATCAGTTGCATGTTTGAGCATCAAATCATAAACATACTCAAAATTGGAATTGTTGGCACTCTTACCCACATGGGTACAAGAGTAAAGCTGAACAtttccaaggaaaagtttcaattgcggatggGAACAGACAGCTGACTTGAGTTGTATGCTCTTCTGGTGATCCGGCAAGGGGAACTTGTTAATCTGTTCAAGATTGTAAATCAAATTGCGCCAAATtgtcaaaaaagcaacacaggtcttgctctttgaagttgCAAATGAATACAAAGTGAGCTTTGTTTCAATGGATGTGGCAGTGATCTGCGCATTGATACTTGATACCTTTACCATACAAGGCAACAAGATTGCGGTAGACAGCCTGAGCATCCAATTCATCCACATGGTTGTGGAGGATTTCACGCGCACAAGGGGTCAACAATATATTGTTGAACACGCCAAAAACAAAGTTCTGCATTTCGGCAAATGTATCTGTCTTGTTGACGGTCTCAGGCAAATAATCCGGGTCAAGAACAAACTGGACGCCATGGATACAGAGCTTGATACAAATATTTGTTTTCCAAGTGACCCAAAAACGGTCTTCACTGAACTTTGGGTACGGAACGGAATGATTTTTGATTGTCTTCCGAAATTTCGCGGCAGTACTTTTGACAAAGGAACTCCAAGCGTCCGATCCAACAGGAGTAGCAGGTGTAACAATAGCAGAGGCTGGTTGCCAATACTCAAGGACTTCAGGGGTAAGTTCAAGCCAGGTTTTGTTTGTCACGTTGGTACCTTTCGAGAGGAACCATTTGACAATCTTAAGGATCTGATCCTGCTGGGCAGGCGGAAGAAACATACAAACAATGGTGGCAGGGGTATCTCCCACAGAAGGAGTCAAAACACCATATGACACCGTTGCAAGACGATTTTTGGTGATGGAGGCCAACTTGCTGGCCTGAAAAATACcgtactcttcaaagaaccgACAGTACGACAAATCTGGTGTTGTTGCTCCCAAAAGGTTCATAAGAACATGTTCAAGAGGgtccatggtcaaagcaggGATGATTCTCAAACACAACTGTTGGACCATTCACACGCAACAGAATCttgtgcaccaaggacaaacaagacaaacaaaatatcttgtgcaccaaggacaagcaAGATAACAATTAATCCTATCAACTTGTCAGCagaccaaaaacaacaacaatgccactgGTCTTACCCAATGGATTGTTTTATTGCCATTCTATCACAGAACCAGACAATCCCCAACAAACAggagcaaagtgattagcaatccaagatttttaatctgtcaacgtcaagtatctcctggcttctgaagacagcacaaggtgatcaagacttgcctggcttctaacaaagagatacaaactaacaaaaatggttttcacacaattgtggtccatttcactattctccacaGTGTTATACATGGCACcatgggcacattcatcatagttaccatgctccttagcatggcaacaattgagtcccaaaacagtcacatcatgtttctgaatactcagctgggaatgcgcctgtccaaaaccatccatgtcgggatttgtggccaaacacacaagattagtttcgacaggctcgccttgggtgccacgacccaagtagtgcgcgccatcgcgcgaaccggtactcaaaactgtcattccagttgacatcgGGAAAGGTTCAGAGCCAGGAAGGAGTATCAAATTGTATATCTAACTTTTCATAAGAGTCCACTCTTTTTGCCACGAATGATGACAATAATTCGCTTGCACTCCACAAAATGTATGGGATTCTAAAGCCCCCAAGACTAATAAAAAGATTCTTCCCTATATGCGACGCCTCTATACCAACAGATACTTTTGTTACAGTCCCGTACACTATGGGCATGATGCATACCCAATGTAAGACATTTCCATAGACTATTGAATTTCGTATTTATTGAGTGCTTTCTTTCTCAGCAATTTCTCCGAGTTGCAACTAGAATGCGACTACACCGTTTCTGTGGCGAAAAAATTCCAGCCCTCGATAATGATTCGTTCGTTTATGCAAGTTGGCATTTTCATCACTTGGATTGATAACTCCTGAATATTTTATATAAAGTAGTATTGACTTGACATATTTTACTTTACACTAGGTTGCAGCAACAGTTCTTTGAAGAGGTTTCTGAGAGGTTTATGTAGATTCTTCTGATCGTTGAATTTTCAAACCCAATCTTGGATTTCTCCGGGCTTCTATGCTTTTGCAACGAAGGGTACGGTCGAACTCGTAGAACGGTAATACATCAAAATCTATCCCATTGATTCCGTACCGACACttgagttcacagtcagacttTTCGCATATCCTTTGTGATACTTTGAAGAATCGTTCTTCGAAGACCATGAAGAGCtttccaatttcttccaaaaaaggaGTTCAGTTCAGTGTTCGGCCGGCCCCCCGCCTTCAGCAGTAACCCAACGACCCTAACCACGATCAACAACATCAGGCCATCACTTTACGATCTACACTCAGGCGCTGTTTTGTTTAGATCTTCTGCTGGAGTCTCCAAGCCGCTTCCGCCGACTTCCGCGGAGTTTACCAGACAGATTTTCATCAACTCGCTGCTTGAACAATAGCAACATTATGAGTCTCGTCGTGCACACATCATTTCCGTACTTCAGGGCATCGACCTGCAAGATCGCTTCCATGAAGAAGTCGAGCTGTTGAGCTCATTGGCTATCCCGGCAACGCCGGGAAGGTTACGGAGCAACCCATTCGTACAGCTCCAGGGCCATGGATTCAAGCCGTCTGTACCAATTTTCGATTCTTCTGCTCTTGCGAACAGCAGGTCGCCCTTTCAAGGATGGACGTCTCTTCATCAAGGTCTGCACGCAAGTCTCTTTCCTATAATTTCCGGACATTATAGAACCACAAATATCATCCGCTCCGAACTCGGCGAAAAAAGTTTGCCGGGATCAACGGATGTAACTGCctgtcaactggaatgacagttttgagtaccggttcgcgcgatggcgcgcactacttgggttgtggcacccaaggcgagcctgtcgaaactaatcttgtgtgtttggccacaaatcccgacacggatggttttggacagaCGCAATCCcagttgagtattcagaaacatgatgtgactgtttcgggactcgattgttgccatgctaaggagcatggtaactatgatgaatgtgcccacggtgccgtgtataacaccgtggagaatagtgaaacggaccacgatggcgcttggcagatcgtggggccaaatggaaagtgaacagattagctctttagtttagagtttataaatcttaacaacgattgtgtgaaaaccatattcgttagttcgtatctcttcgttagaagccagacgagtcttgatcacctcgtgctgtcttcagaagccaggagatacttgacgttgacagattaacagtcttggattgctaatcactttgctcccgtttgtTTGGGGATTGTCTGGTTCTGTGATAGAACGGCAATAAAACAATCCGTTGGGTAAGACcagtggcattgttgttgttttcggtctGCTGACGAGTCGATCGAATTAATCGTTATCtcgcttgtccttggtgcacgagataTTGTGTTCGTctcgtttgtccttggtgcacgagatTCTGTTGTGTGTGAATGGCCCGACagttgcgttcgagaatcatccctgctttgaccatggacCCTCTTGAACATGTTCTTGTGAACCTTTTGGGAGCGACGACAccggattcgtcgtaccgtcggttctttgaagagtacgGTATTACTCAGACCAGCGAGTTGGCCTCAATCACCGAAAATTGTCTTGCAACGG from Phaeodactylum tricornutum CCAP 1055/1 chromosome 18, whole genome shotgun sequence includes:
- a CDS encoding predicted protein, whose translation is MDPLEHVLMNLLGATTPDLSYCRFFEEYGIFQASKLASITKNRLATVSYGVLTPSVGDTPATIVCMFLPPAQQDQILKIVKWFLSKGTNVTNKTWLELTPEVLEYWQPASAIVTPATPVGSDAWSSFVKSTAAKFRKTIKNHSVPYPKFSEDRFWVTWKTNICIKLCIHGVQFVLDPDYLPETVNKTDTFAEMQNFVFGVFNNILLTPCAREILHNHVDELDAQAVYRNLVALYGKGIKYQCADHCHIH